In Vibrio sp. 10N, the following proteins share a genomic window:
- the secY gene encoding preprotein translocase subunit SecY, with translation MAKKPGQDFSSAKNGLNELKSRLLFVIGALLVFRAGSFVPIPGIDAAVLADLFEQQKGTIVEMFNMFSGGALERASILALGIMPYISASIVVQLLTVVHPALAELKKEGEAGRRKISQYTRYGTLVLATFQAIGIATGLPNMVNNLVVINQTMFTLIATVSLVTGTMFLMWLGEQITERGIGNGISILIFAGIVAGLPSAIGQTIEQARQGELHVLLLLLIAVLAFAVIYFVVFMERGQRRIVVNYAKRQQGRKVFAAQSTHLPLKINMAGVIPAIFASSIILFPGTLAQWFGQNGESSAFGWLTDVSLALSPGQPLYVMLYAAAIIFFCFFYTALVFNPRETADNLKKSGAFVPGIRPGEQTAKYIDKVMTRLTLAGALYITFICLIPEFMMVAWNVRFYFGGTSLLIVVVVIMDFMAQVQTHLMSQQYDSVLKKANLKGVGR, from the coding sequence ATGGCTAAGAAACCAGGACAAGATTTTAGTAGTGCAAAGAATGGCTTAAACGAACTTAAGTCTAGACTTTTATTCGTTATAGGCGCACTTTTAGTGTTCCGTGCCGGCTCTTTTGTGCCGATCCCTGGTATTGACGCAGCTGTACTTGCCGATTTGTTCGAACAGCAAAAAGGTACCATCGTAGAAATGTTTAACATGTTCTCCGGTGGTGCATTAGAGCGTGCATCTATTTTAGCACTGGGCATCATGCCGTATATTTCGGCGTCGATTGTTGTCCAGTTGCTAACGGTAGTTCATCCAGCGTTAGCCGAACTCAAGAAAGAGGGTGAGGCAGGGCGTCGTAAGATTAGCCAATATACGCGTTATGGTACGCTTGTACTTGCAACATTCCAGGCAATAGGTATCGCAACTGGCCTTCCAAACATGGTCAATAATCTGGTTGTTATCAACCAAACCATGTTTACGCTAATTGCAACCGTAAGTTTAGTAACTGGTACCATGTTCCTAATGTGGTTAGGTGAACAAATTACAGAGCGTGGAATTGGTAATGGTATTTCCATTCTAATTTTTGCAGGTATTGTTGCTGGATTGCCTTCTGCAATCGGTCAAACAATCGAGCAAGCGCGTCAAGGTGAACTGCACGTACTTCTTCTGTTGTTGATTGCTGTACTTGCTTTCGCAGTGATTTACTTTGTTGTGTTTATGGAACGTGGTCAACGTCGCATCGTTGTTAACTACGCTAAACGTCAACAAGGCCGTAAGGTTTTCGCTGCACAAAGCACACACCTACCGTTGAAAATCAACATGGCAGGTGTTATTCCAGCAATCTTTGCTTCAAGCATTATCCTGTTCCCAGGAACACTGGCTCAGTGGTTTGGTCAGAATGGTGAGAGCAGCGCGTTCGGTTGGTTAACTGACGTGTCATTGGCTCTTAGCCCAGGTCAACCGTTGTATGTAATGCTTTATGCAGCAGCGATTATTTTCTTCTGTTTCTTCTACACGGCTCTTGTTTTCAATCCGCGTGAAACAGCAGATAACTTGAAGAAGTCTGGTGCATTCGTACCCGGCATCCGCCCAGGTGAGCAGACAGCGAAATATATTGATAAAGTAATGACTAGACTTACCCTTGCAGGTGCTCTATATATTACCTTTATCTGTCTGATTCCCGAGTTCATGATGGTCGCGTGGAACGTACGTTTCTACTTCGGCGGTACTTCACTACTTATCGTAGTGGTAGTAATTATGGACTTTATGGCACAGGTACAGACTCATCTGATGTCACAACAGTATGATTCTGTGTTGAAGAAAGCAAATCTGAAAGGCGTTGGCCGTTAA
- the rpsE gene encoding 30S ribosomal protein S5 → MAKEQQQASDLQEKLIAVNRVSKTVKGGRIMSFTALTVVGDGNGRVGFGYGKAREVPAAIQKAMEKARRNMTTIALNEGTLHHPVKGRHSGSKVYMQPAAEGTGVIAGGAMRAVLEVAGVHNVLSKAYGSTNPINIVRATIDALGSMKSPEMVAAKRGLTVESISE, encoded by the coding sequence ATGGCTAAAGAACAACAACAAGCTAGTGATTTGCAAGAAAAGCTAATCGCCGTTAACCGTGTTTCTAAGACGGTTAAAGGTGGTCGAATCATGAGCTTCACTGCACTAACAGTAGTTGGTGACGGTAATGGTCGCGTAGGTTTCGGTTACGGCAAAGCTCGTGAAGTACCTGCTGCGATTCAAAAAGCAATGGAAAAAGCACGTCGTAACATGACTACGATCGCGCTTAACGAAGGCACTCTTCACCACCCGGTGAAAGGTCGCCACTCTGGCTCTAAAGTTTACATGCAGCCAGCAGCAGAAGGTACGGGTGTTATCGCAGGTGGTGCGATGCGTGCAGTACTAGAAGTTGCAGGTGTACACAACGTACTATCTAAAGCATACGGTTCTACGAACCCTATCAACATCGTTCGTGCAACGATCGACGCTCTAGGTAGCATGAAGTCACCAGAAATGGTTGCTGCTAAACGTGGTCTAACTGTTGAATCTATTTCGGAGTAA
- the rpmD gene encoding 50S ribosomal protein L30: MATIKVTQTKSSIGRLPKHKACLKGLGLRKINHTVELEDTPCVRGMINKVYYMVKVEE; encoded by the coding sequence ATGGCAACTATCAAAGTAACTCAAACTAAGAGCTCAATTGGTCGCCTACCTAAGCACAAAGCGTGTCTTAAAGGTCTTGGCCTTCGTAAAATCAACCACACAGTAGAACTTGAAGATACTCCGTGCGTTCGCGGTATGATCAACAAGGTTTACTACATGGTTAAAGTTGAGGAGTAA
- the rpsK gene encoding 30S ribosomal protein S11, whose protein sequence is MAKQPTRARKRVRKQVADGVAHIHASFNNTIVTITDRQGNALAWATAGGSGFRGSRKSTPFAAQVAAERCAEMAKEYGLKNLEVMVKGPGPGRESTVRALNAAGFRITNIVDATPIPHNGCRPPKKRRV, encoded by the coding sequence ATGGCTAAACAACCAACTCGCGCTCGTAAGCGCGTACGCAAGCAAGTTGCAGATGGCGTTGCGCACATCCATGCTTCTTTCAATAACACAATCGTAACCATTACTGACCGTCAAGGTAACGCTCTTGCATGGGCAACTGCAGGTGGTTCAGGTTTCCGTGGTTCTCGTAAGTCTACTCCGTTCGCTGCACAGGTTGCTGCTGAGCGTTGTGCTGAAATGGCTAAAGAATACGGTCTAAAGAACTTGGAAGTTATGGTTAAGGGTCCAGGTCCAGGTCGCGAATCTACTGTTCGTGCACTGAACGCTGCTGGTTTCCGCATCACGAACATCGTTGACGCGACACCAATCCCTCATA
- the rpsM gene encoding 30S ribosomal protein S13, translating to MARIAGINIPDQKHAVIALTAIYGIGKTRSQAILAEVGIAEDVKISELTEEQIDQLRDGVAKYTVEGDLRREVSMNIKRLMDLGCYRGLRHRRSLPLRGQRTKTNARTRKGPRKPIKK from the coding sequence ATGGCCCGTATAGCAGGCATTAACATTCCTGATCAAAAACACGCTGTAATCGCACTAACTGCGATCTACGGCATCGGTAAAACTCGCTCTCAAGCTATCCTAGCTGAAGTGGGTATTGCTGAAGATGTTAAGATCAGTGAACTAACTGAAGAGCAGATCGATCAACTGCGTGATGGTGTAGCTAAGTACACTGTAGAAGGTGATCTACGTCGTGAAGTATCAATGAACATCAAGCGTCTTATGGACCTTGGCTGTTACCGTGGTCTTCGTCATCGTCGCAGTCTACCACTACGTGGACAGCGTACTAAAACCAACGCTCGCACCCGTAAGGGTCCGCGTAAGCCGATCAAGAAATAA
- the rplO gene encoding 50S ribosomal protein L15, producing MRLNTLSPAAGSKPSKKRVGRGIGSGLGKTGGRGHKGQKSRSGGSVRPGFEGGQMPLKQRLPKFGFTSRKSLVSAEVRLAELAKVTGDVVDLNSLKAANVITKNIEFVKVVLSGEIDKAVTVKGLRVTKGAKAAIEAAGGKIEE from the coding sequence ATGCGTTTGAATACTCTATCACCGGCTGCGGGTTCTAAGCCTTCTAAGAAGCGCGTAGGTCGTGGTATCGGTTCTGGCCTAGGTAAAACTGGTGGCCGTGGTCACAAAGGTCAAAAATCACGTTCTGGCGGCAGTGTTCGTCCAGGTTTTGAAGGCGGTCAAATGCCTTTGAAACAGCGTCTACCAAAATTCGGTTTCACTTCTCGTAAGAGCCTAGTGTCTGCTGAAGTTCGTCTAGCTGAGCTAGCGAAAGTAACTGGTGACGTTGTTGACCTAAACAGCCTTAAAGCAGCTAACGTTATCACTAAGAACATCGAATTTGTTAAAGTTGTTCTTTCAGGTGAAATCGACAAAGCTGTGACTGTTAAAGGTCTACGCGTGACTAAAGGCGCTAAAGCTGCAATCGAAGCTGCAGGCGGTAAAATCGAGGAATAA
- the rpmJ gene encoding 50S ribosomal protein L36: MKVRASVKKICRNCKVIKRNGVVRVICSSEPKHKQRQG; this comes from the coding sequence ATGAAAGTTCGTGCTTCCGTTAAAAAAATCTGCCGTAACTGTAAAGTTATCAAGCGCAACGGTGTTGTGCGTGTTATCTGTAGCAGTGAGCCAAAGCACAAACAGCGCCAAGGCTAA